A window of Rhododendron vialii isolate Sample 1 chromosome 11a, ASM3025357v1 genomic DNA:
AAAGCTTGGCAAGGTAGAAAGCTTATGCATACTTCTCTTTGTATGATGTCCTGGCCCTTACTGGACAGCATGATGTGGCGTCATTACATTcaatctttcaaactcaaaaggCAATAACTTTTCCTTGCTAAAAAGAGGCTTCTGCTGCATCCTTGCATCTGGTTTTCCTGTATTAAATTCTATGCTTTTTTGTTGAGATGTATGAATGATCTTTCCCTTCTATTTACCTTGAAATTAAAAGTTTTGGTGGATCCCCATGTGGACTCGGCAGGAGATGATAAGACACAGAGATGTTGCTTTGCATGCTGCTGTTGAGGCTCTGCAAGAAGCTTGTGCTGCTGATAAATTGGTCAAATGCCTAAGGTGAGGAAGTGTCTTGTTAACCGCAGTTATAGTCCATGTATCAATCAGTTTCTATGGACAACGTGTCCGTAGTTCACTTGTGGAATAAGTAGCAACACAAATATGGTTTAGCTTGTTTTATGGTAAATTAAGTAACTACTGATTCTAGTGAACATACCACAGTGTGATAGCTTATCTGAGTGATTCACATACTGAGGGCGTTACCGGATGTGAATTCAGACACATGTTAGTTTcccactctctctttttttttttttcctttcgatAGACTTCTCTATTCAGTTCAATGAACTTCAAAAATAGACTACCTTTTTTGTTGGAGATCAATTGTGCACCCTTTATTCCAGTGCATTTTCCATTTCTGGTTTTGACAATTGCAATAGGACTTTTGGTCTATTGCTTGTCGTTATTTCCGCTTGATTTATTACACATCTTCCCGCAAGGAGTATTTTTCCGTGTAACATACGCATCGAACTGAGTTGAATCAAATTTCTGTACCGCCTTCTATGTGGTTTGGATTTTGGGACTAAACAAGTTGCTCTGCCCATGACCATGTAAACGTATCATATGCTCAAGGGACATTACCAATCAACAATTTTAGGACTACCTTGGAGAAAAGTTCACCAAGTATGCACTTTACTTGGTACAATAATTAACTTGGATTCAACCTAGGAAGCTGCAATGCTGCATCCTTATAGACAGGAAGAGCAGACTATCAGTGGAATACACATAATTAGGAAACTCAATACTTGCACAGTCAACTTAAGTTTGAACTGAGAATTTTTCCTTTGCGAGGAAATAAAGCAAGTGTAGGTGATATAGAACCAAATGTTGCATTCTTGTCGGTTATGTGTCTATGAAGCTCTGGCAGTCCCTTTTATCCAAcatcactttctttttcttttttcctgttcCAGTCTAGATTCCATCTGGGCAATGGTATTTTGCACTATAGCCAACGGAAGACTGTTTGCAGGGGCAGTGGCGTCAAGTACATGTACtacatttttctgttttttgggTACTGTagtagattttctttttcttttttggtgagAAGTTACAAACTTTGGCTGATTCAGGTGCTAGCTAGCATTCTCTAACCCATATACCCCCTTCTTTCAGCACGTACTCACAGTTCCATTCATCAAACGGGGATGATCCACAACCAACCATTGACAGGTTTTTCAATCTCCAAGATGACTTGGCTCAGACCAGATTAGTAGTCCAATCACTAACAAACATCACTCCACTCAGAACATCCGATACTGATATCAACACCACCGGCTCAGTCAAGGAAGTGTTGAATCTAGCAGtcgaaagaaagaaaaatgcaaCTTCATGGATCAAATCAGCAATAGCATATGATCTCTCCCCATGCACAAGCACAACAAATGGCGCCAACACAGTGAAGAAACCAACTACAGCTACTAGTCGggttacaaaaccaaaaacaggatgtgtaattaagaagcAAAGGAAGAATGTTGAGATTTCAGTTGGAATGACATCTGATAAGGATAAACCaacggattgggtgagaggaaCTACTTTGACCGGAGCTGCTGAGTTGGCTAATGTCTTAAATGAAGAAAGCCGGAGATCTTTCATGGGTTatgttgagaaatttttggatgaGGTTGATAGTAGAACTTCTTGTATTGACTCACATAGCCGGATAGCTGGGATGATGTATCAGATCAAGAGAGTGAATGACTGGTTGGACATCGTCAATAAAGAGGCCAATTCGAATTCCACCATGGGGAATTGTGAAATAGAAACTTGTGGAaggatgaagaaaaaaatatatgaggTCCTACTGAAGCATGTCGAAAGGACTGCCATGGCGTTGGAAAACATGAAGGTGGTCGATCAAGATTGAGAATTTGAAGATTTTATCAGATTTTTTTGTTAAGTCCTGTACATAGGCTTGAAAGTGATTGTGAGTAACTAATCAACAAGAGAACTTATAAACTGTTGATAAATACATATACATTATTATTGAAAGCTTTGCTCTTATTTCGCTACATGCATATATGGATCTGATGCTTGTTCTACTTTTATATGTTTTGTCAACTGGCAATAATTTCTGCATTTGTGAGATTGATGCAGCTTTTCTGATTTTGTTAAGTCATGCTCAGAAGATCCTCTAATGGGATGGTTCATTTCTTTCCATCACACACTTACTAGTACTACATCATTGAGTTTGAGAATTGGGATAAAGCaacaaagtcaaaattttgTACTAAATGATTTGTTTTTCCCCAAATTTGGTCTATGTTTCTATGCTTTCTGATTAGTATCGTCGAGAAGAAAAATATGATGttaaaatttgactcaaatcttgtaaagattaagagaaaacaaccaaaaagaccGTGTCAAAAATCCTCTAAAAAGTTAGTCTAAATTCACCCAAACGTATGATGCATCTTTAAAGTGTCACCTCAACAAGTAAATTTGACAAGAATGATGAAGGAATTAAACTTATCAAAATAGGTACCTGAAGGACGAAGAAACAATAAAGATTAAGAATTTAAAGATCTTGTTAAAATACACTAGTTCTAATAATTATTACGTTAGTTATGTTATTGCTCCTTTAGAGATGCTCTAAACACCTACATGGAGTTTTCTACTACGTATGTTGTAAATGTAGTATTTTCAAGAAAGTGGATCCTCTCCGGTTCAACATGAACGGAAGGAGACAGCTGTAATTAAAACCGTCCAATATaacaatcaatggttcggattcAATTCTTTGTGCGAAGAGTCTTTGAACAAATCCGAACCCTTGATTTTCCCGATGTATGTTACAGATTTGGACTATTACCTCTGGTCCAAATGTATAATTTGAGGGTTgaactgggaaaaaaaaaatctaatttatGGCATGAACATGTACGATATTGTAATTTACTCATCCTCCACGTATTTTAAGGACTTGGCGTATcgtttacccaaaaaaaaaaaaaaggacttggCGTATCCACCCCCACAGTTGACCGACACCTATTTTTGTTGGTCTTCAAAGTGGACTCTTCACGCACACAAAAACAGGTAAACAACTCCCCCAAGGAATACTCCTTCAACTATTACCCTAGTTTGCAAATTTTGGGAAATCCCAATCCTTTCATGGATTACGCTACTACTATATTTTCGCACCCAAAACCCAATAATCCAATTGACAGAGACTTTACTCTTAATAAAGTATAATTTAttccctttttatttatttagcgTTTTTCACGCATGCATCTGTATTCACTGCAGCAGCCAGCACTAGAGAAACTGAAGAAAATCATCCATCACCTCTTCCTAGATCGCTTACAGTGAATACCCAGATTTCTTCTTGTTGAAAAGCTTCCAACTTTTTTTCCCGTGAAAGAGATGGGGATTTGGAGGTCAGTATCGGTACTGTTTCTAGGGTTTCTGTTGCTCAATCTTTCTGTTGCTCGGTTCGTGGTGGAGAAGAACAGCTTCAGGGTGATCTCACCGGATAGCATAAAGGGTACCCACGACAGTGCCATTGGAAACTTCGGGATCCCTCAGTACGGCGGAAGCATGGCGGGGACGGTGGTTTACCCGAAAGAGAATCGGAAAGGGTGCCGGGGTTTCGACGAATCGGGAATTTCGTTCAAGTCGAAGCCCGGTGCTTTGCCCAGTTTCGTGTTGGTTGATCGTGGAGGTAAGTACTCTTTTAGTAATTTTGGGGGTAGTATGATGGTTTTAGATGGTACCCCTATGGTTAATTTTGTTGGTTCGATGGATGCTTGAAGTTAATTGTTTGATTGCCCAATTTCGTGTTGGTTGATCGTGGAGGTAAGTACCCTTTTCGTAATTTTGAGGGTAGTATGTTGCTTTTAGAGGTGTACCCTTTTGGTTCTAACCTTTCTATGGATGTTTGAAGTTAAATTGTTTGATTGTGGAGGTGCCCTTCTCGTGAGTTGGAGTAATCCACTTGTTTTTTATGTTCTATTTTCTCTTAAGGATGATTTGTCACTAGATTGTGTAtcagggtttagggtttaagtCAAAGCCCGGTgcttttcccaatttagtgTTGGTCCATCATGGAGATAGATCCCTTTTCGTAGGTTCAAGGATAGTATGTTGCTTATAGAGGGTACCCTTTTGGTTAATTTGATTGGTTCTATCTATGGATGTTTGAAGTTAATTGTTTGATTCTGAAGGTACCCTTTTCTTGATTTCGAGGATGGTATGTTGGTTTTAGGGGTACCCTTTTGGTTAATTTGACGGGTTCTATGAATGTTTGAAGTTAATTGTTGGATTCCGGAGGTACCTTTCTCTTGATTTTGAGTACTCCAGCTCTTCTATCTGCTCTGGTAGGAAGATTTGTTACTATTTGGCATAGCAGGGTTTAGGGCATAAAAAGTCAAAGCCCGGTGCTTTGCTGAATTCCACTTTGGTTGTTTTCATAAATTTGATTAATTGAATCATTTTGGTCTCTGTAATTCTATGGGATGATGATTTGGTGCTAATTGAGGTACCCTTATGTTgagtttgatttgtttttggttATAGACGTCGTTTAACTTTTTATGGATTTGGAATTAATTGGTTGATTATGGAGGTACCCTTTGTATAATTTTGGTTTATTATGCTGTTTTCCAAGTTATTGATATTGGCAGGTTGATTTCTGGGTCGTGGGTTTTCTAGTTGATTGAAGCGTAGCCCTTTTCCTGTTTGCCTTGCAAAGTACATAGATTTTGTCACAATGGTTTCAACTTTTTATCACACTGAGGGGATGGGGTATAAACATAGATTTGTTTTTCTCCATCGGGCCATATTAAATAGTCtcgtgtttgtttttttcagaTTGCTTTTTCGCTTTGAAGGTCTGGAATGCCCAAAATGCTGGTGCTTCTGCAGTGCTTGTTGCAGATAATATTGAGGAAGCATTGATTACCATGGACACACCGGAAGAAGATAGTCAATCTGCCAAATATATTGAAAATATCACAATACCATCTGCACTCATTGAGAAAAGTTTTGGTGAAAAGTTAAAGAAAGCACTCAATAGTGGTGAAATGGTAAATGTGAATCTTGATTGGAGAGAAGCTGTTCCACACCCAGATGATCGGGTAGAGTATGAGTTGTGGACCAACAGCAATGATGAGTGTGGGTTTAAGTGTGATATGTTGATGGAATTCGTGAAAGATTTTAAAGGTGCAGCTCAGATTCTTGAAAAAGGTGGCTATACTCAATTCACACCCCATTATATAACTTGGTACTGCCCTCAGGCATTCACAATAAGCAAACAGTGCAAGTCCCAATGTATCAATCACGGAAGATATTGTGCTCCCGATCCTGAACAGGATTTCAGCAGAGGTTATGAAGGGAAAGATGTGGTTCTTGAAAACCTAAGGCAGCTTTGTGTGTTTAGAGTGGCAAATGAGACCAAAAAGCCCTGGGTCTGGTGGGACTATGTGACTGATTTCCAAATTAGGTGTCCGATGAAGGAGAAAAAATACAACAAGGATTGTGCTGAGAGTGTTATAAAATCCCTAGGTGAGTAACTTCCTGCCAAGAATGTTATAAAAATACAGGATTACCAATGACCTTGTATGAACTGTACTGTAATTGTTCATGCTTCAACTTCGCAGGGCTAGATCTTAAAAGCATAGAGAAGTGCATGGGAGACTCAAATGCCGATTCTGACAATCCTGTTTTGAAAGAAGAGCAAGATGCTCAAGTATGAATTTCTTATTCTTATACTGGTGCTGTCCATATGAAGTACTAATTGGTGATACCATTCActcacataatttttaaacctATATACTTTTGTGTAGGTTGGAAAAGGAACGCGTGGTGATGTAACTATTTTGCCTACTCTCGTTGTCAATAATCGACAATATCGAGGTCTGCATGTAATCGTACTTCTTTTATGGAAACAGTAGTGCTCTTTTCTTGTACCTAAAACATATGATTCCAGGGAAGTTGGAGAAAGGTGCTGTTTTGAAGGCCATTTGTGCTGGTTTTGAGGAAACTACTGAACCAGCTGTTTGTTTGAGCGGGGGTAAATTCCTACTTTCTGATTTGAGCCAAATACTAATATCAACATATCATGGTTTTGGGTTCGGACTCACAGGAGGAGTTTTCAAATGGATATCTTCTTTATTGCAGAAGTGGAGACAAATGAGTGTTTGGATAACAACGGTGGTTGCTGGCGAGATAAAGCAGCCAACATAACTGCATGCAAGGTAGCTTTTCATGACTTCTTACCATTCGAAATTTTATGTTTTCCTAGTGATTATAATTCTGACAGTTGCATAAATGTCTTTAGGATACATTTCGTGGGAGAGTTTGTGAATGCCCTCTGGTTGATGGTGTGCAGTTCAAGGGAGATGGATACAGCAACTGTCAAGGTAAACAGTAGGCTTTATGACACAATATTATTTGGCAAGTCTAAACCTGTTTGGGAAACACGACGAAAAATGTCTACTATCTCGTATCACCTACTTATAGACAAATAACTAAACTTAGATATCTTATTATGGCAGAGGAAATTTTTTAATCTGGTCTGTGTACCATGTCACCAAGTTCACATGGTTTGCTACAGACTTCCCCTTCCGAATTGTGCTCTTCAATCCTACTTTTTCAAcatgatcacagacaatggaagcAATATCCAGCAATCTAATAGCATTCTAGTCCTTCGGTATTTTTGTACAGTATGTCTTGGTACTTTTTGCTCTTGTTCCCACGTGAGTCCTTGTTTCTAAGTTGTGCCGCCTTTCTTTTATTTAAGAAATGCTTCCTCTTTCACGTgctttccctcttttttttgaTTAGTCTTGTGCCTTCTTTGGATGTCAACATTAAAAGATTAGAGAATTTTTCTGACCACTGCCAAGGGTATCTCAATTGTATCAATAACCAGGACACATAATTAGTTATCCACGATCCCACAAAAAAATGCTAATGTCTCAAAAGTTAGACCTTTTGGAGTAAGAATTGCATGGGCTAAATTGTTCATTACACATTCCTTGATAGGGGATCAAACATACAACACATACCTGGATTCTTTTGGAACTGcgaaatttaaataaatactaggggaaaaattcatatattttGGAATAGTTGGGTTCTATTGTTTAGTCATACTGAATCTTGAgcaaattttggaaatttagcCCTCGGCCTCTAAATCGCTATAACCTGATGTTTCTTGTTCTACCTAAAATTGGGGCGCAAGTTGAGAACATTGAGCTGTGTATGACTTCCTAGTGTATAAAAATTGGGGGTTTCAAGGTATGAAATCAGCTTAATTGTGTGTTGACTTCTGAAATCAGAAGCAGACTTAATTGATATTTGCCCCTTTGAAATGTCACTCATCTAAAAGTTTCTTGAaacatgtactaacaaaattagGGCATAAAAATTTATCGTTTCCAATTACAGCTAGTGGACCCGGGCATTGCAAGGTGAATAATGGAGGCTGTTGGCATGACACTCGAGATGGACACAGCTACTCTGCTTGCTTGGTTTGTGACATTTTGGCTGTTTCATATGTTCAAGTTATTTGTTTGCATCAAGATTAAGATGTTGATTCTATGTTTTGCTGTCACCAGGATGTTGCTTCCGTGTTTGGGGATAGTCAATGCAAATGCCCTCTAGGGTTCAAAGGTGATGGTTTAAAAAGTTGTGAAGGTGAGAAGAGGACCTTTCATGATCAGCTTGTCAT
This region includes:
- the LOC131308485 gene encoding uncharacterized protein LOC131308485 isoform X3 translates to MPVPGRHPCDGAPQDIVPVTNLVKFLGASDSDSIKEKGVIFEKKTITRGLSDSESLLDNNSSGYGERRDHGKLRSLSALKGQPSEQRRGVNCISKGCENDKINSDSLKGYRDSGDNDSDSESPKSSVSSTQISKRRSWTERELLDVKEIFDSSVAKHETKPRARCRSTCASPVRSTRYDSSEDNSTSTTRRRVAGSTTNVVKNSSRGKSTAPKINCNEETLYTEKMFAAVDDTKVAESRILWDSLPSSLAKLGKEMIRHRDVALHAAVEALQEACAADKLVKCLSTYSQFHSSNGDDPQPTIDRFFNLQDDLAQTRLVVQSLTNITPLRTSDTDINTTGSVKEVLNLAVERKKNATSWIKSAIAYDLSPCTSTTNGANTVKKPTTATSRVTKPKTGCVIKKQRKNVEISVGMTSDKDKPTDWVRGTTLTGAAELANVLNEESRRSFMGYVEKFLDEVDSRTSCIDSHSRIAGMMYQIKRVNDWLDIVNKEANSNSTMGNCEIETCGRMKKKIYEVLLKHVERTAMALENMKVVDQD
- the LOC131306446 gene encoding vacuolar-sorting receptor 3-like isoform X1; translation: MGIWRSVSVLFLGFLLLNLSVARFVVEKNSFRVISPDSIKGTHDSAIGNFGIPQYGGSMAGTVVYPKENRKGCRGFDESGISFKSKPGALPSFVLVDRGDCFFALKVWNAQNAGASAVLVADNIEEALITMDTPEEDSQSAKYIENITIPSALIEKSFGEKLKKALNSGEMVNVNLDWREAVPHPDDRVEYELWTNSNDECGFKCDMLMEFVKDFKGAAQILEKGGYTQFTPHYITWYCPQAFTISKQCKSQCINHGRYCAPDPEQDFSRGYEGKDVVLENLRQLCVFRVANETKKPWVWWDYVTDFQIRCPMKEKKYNKDCAESVIKSLGLDLKSIEKCMGDSNADSDNPVLKEEQDAQVGKGTRGDVTILPTLVVNNRQYRGKLEKGAVLKAICAGFEETTEPAVCLSGEVETNECLDNNGGCWRDKAANITACKDTFRGRVCECPLVDGVQFKGDGYSNCQASGPGHCKVNNGGCWHDTRDGHSYSACLDVASVFGDSQCKCPLGFKGDGLKSCEDIDECKDKKACQCSECSCTNTWGSYKCSCSGDLLYIRDHDTCISKRGTEVKSAWAAVWVILLGLAMAAGGAYMVYKYRLRSYMDSEIRAIMAQYMPLDSQAEVANHVSDDRA
- the LOC131306446 gene encoding vacuolar-sorting receptor 3-like isoform X2, which gives rise to MDTPEEDSQSAKYIENITIPSALIEKSFGEKLKKALNSGEMVNVNLDWREAVPHPDDRVEYELWTNSNDECGFKCDMLMEFVKDFKGAAQILEKGGYTQFTPHYITWYCPQAFTISKQCKSQCINHGRYCAPDPEQDFSRGYEGKDVVLENLRQLCVFRVANETKKPWVWWDYVTDFQIRCPMKEKKYNKDCAESVIKSLGLDLKSIEKCMGDSNADSDNPVLKEEQDAQVGKGTRGDVTILPTLVVNNRQYRGKLEKGAVLKAICAGFEETTEPAVCLSGEVETNECLDNNGGCWRDKAANITACKDTFRGRVCECPLVDGVQFKGDGYSNCQASGPGHCKVNNGGCWHDTRDGHSYSACLDVASVFGDSQCKCPLGFKGDGLKSCEDIDECKDKKACQCSECSCTNTWGSYKCSCSGDLLYIRDHDTCISKRGTEVKSAWAAVWVILLGLAMAAGGAYMVYKYRLRSYMDSEIRAIMAQYMPLDSQAEVANHVSDDRA